A DNA window from Haloactinospora alba contains the following coding sequences:
- a CDS encoding tyrosine-type recombinase/integrase, translating into MSAVEAEASPMRAVDAIERYLVVRSAEKPSSHTLAAYRRDLTGVLGCVAQGRGCERAELWLEDLTGGVLRQAFADFASERAASSVVRAWSTWNGFFGFLVAEGIVGGNPMSAVRRPRLQPAEPKPLLGEDTPEQLLEALAAGCRKARDPWPERDIAVLALALLTGLRSAEMLALRVDSLGGRPGERRVRALGKGGRVRSLPIEPPLEELIETYLRSRETRFGVQVRGTDPLLVDNRGEGLRRGGLQYLVRQCYKHAGVHDRVARGTLVHALRHTFATRLAEDGASVTEIMRLLGHTSVASSQSYIDVTASAQREAARSNRTYGVLRRLSEGDEGA; encoded by the coding sequence ATGAGTGCTGTGGAGGCTGAGGCGTCACCGATGCGGGCGGTCGATGCCATCGAGAGGTACCTGGTGGTGCGGAGCGCGGAGAAACCCTCCTCCCATACCCTTGCCGCCTACCGCCGTGATCTGACCGGGGTGTTGGGATGTGTGGCCCAGGGGCGCGGCTGTGAACGCGCCGAGCTGTGGCTGGAGGACCTGACGGGTGGGGTGCTGCGTCAGGCGTTCGCGGATTTCGCCTCGGAGCGGGCGGCGTCGAGTGTGGTGCGCGCGTGGTCGACGTGGAACGGGTTCTTCGGGTTCCTGGTGGCCGAGGGGATCGTGGGGGGAAACCCGATGTCGGCGGTGCGCCGTCCTCGGTTGCAACCGGCGGAGCCCAAGCCGTTGCTGGGTGAGGACACGCCGGAGCAGCTACTGGAGGCGCTCGCCGCGGGATGTCGGAAGGCTCGGGACCCATGGCCGGAACGCGACATCGCGGTGCTGGCGCTGGCGCTGCTGACCGGGTTGCGCTCCGCGGAGATGCTGGCGCTGCGGGTGGACTCGTTGGGGGGTCGTCCCGGGGAGCGCCGTGTCCGGGCGTTGGGAAAAGGGGGGCGGGTACGTTCGTTGCCGATCGAACCTCCCCTCGAGGAGCTGATCGAGACGTACCTGCGTAGCCGGGAGACGCGGTTCGGTGTGCAGGTGCGGGGAACGGACCCGTTGTTGGTGGACAACCGCGGGGAGGGCTTGCGCCGAGGTGGGCTGCAGTACCTGGTCCGCCAGTGCTACAAGCACGCTGGGGTGCATGATCGGGTGGCGCGCGGGACACTGGTGCACGCGCTCCGGCACACGTTCGCCACACGGTTGGCGGAGGACGGGGCCTCGGTCACCGAGATCATGCGGTTGCTGGGTCATACGTCGGTCGCGTCGTCGCAGTCCTACATTGACGTGACGGCGTCGGCGCAACGGGAAGCGGCGCGTTCCAACCGCACCTACGGGGTGCTGCGGCGCCTCTCAGAGGGTGACGAGGGGGCGTGA
- a CDS encoding heparan-alpha-glucosaminide N-acetyltransferase domain-containing protein, with the protein MTDRDDLSPIHMGDANSPIAEAERVRPVAHTPPPSPASTSRRFAFPRLFPGYGPGRLLGIDVARGLAIVGMFVVHLGLGTSLGGGSDNPLIPVVSGRAAALFAVLAGVSVALLSGGATPKSGGEMGVALWRVVIRALCMLPVGTLLTMLETGPAIILSYYAVFFVLAVPFMRERWKVVAGTAAVLAVVGPVSSFVLRGMLESGPLAVSVAWINTHDPLVALSGEGIVAFLLTGSYPAVTWMPFVLAGLAIGRLRLGTARVQWVLTAVGTGTAVLAYGGSWLAMAVGGSERLDAAFRSQQAQGYGSEQSLADTLRTELGGTVPTGDWTWLLAAAPHSGTPFEVYGAGGVAIAVLGTCLLAARYLSWLLFPLAALGALALTTYAGHILAIWVADHALLSGTPLAWLTDNLAWSVLLGSLAGTALWRMLLRHGPLEWTLHTVSTVVARRIP; encoded by the coding sequence GTGACGGACCGCGACGACCTCTCCCCGATCCACATGGGCGACGCCAACTCTCCGATCGCGGAGGCGGAACGTGTGCGACCAGTGGCACACACGCCTCCCCCCTCCCCTGCTTCCACTTCCCGACGCTTCGCGTTCCCGCGTCTTTTCCCCGGTTACGGCCCCGGGCGGTTGCTCGGGATCGACGTGGCGCGCGGCCTGGCCATCGTGGGGATGTTCGTGGTGCACCTCGGCCTGGGGACCTCCCTGGGCGGCGGTTCCGACAACCCGTTGATCCCGGTGGTGTCGGGACGCGCAGCAGCCCTGTTCGCGGTACTGGCCGGCGTGTCGGTCGCGCTGCTCTCGGGGGGTGCCACGCCGAAGTCCGGTGGGGAGATGGGAGTCGCGCTGTGGCGAGTCGTGATCCGGGCCCTGTGCATGCTGCCGGTGGGGACACTGCTGACCATGCTGGAGACCGGTCCGGCGATCATCCTGTCCTATTACGCCGTGTTCTTCGTCCTGGCGGTTCCGTTCATGCGGGAACGGTGGAAGGTCGTGGCCGGAACGGCGGCCGTACTGGCCGTTGTGGGGCCGGTTTCCTCGTTCGTGCTGCGCGGGATGTTGGAAAGCGGGCCGTTGGCGGTTTCCGTTGCCTGGATCAACACCCACGACCCCCTGGTGGCGCTGTCCGGGGAAGGGATCGTCGCCTTCCTGCTGACCGGCTCCTACCCTGCCGTCACCTGGATGCCGTTCGTGCTGGCGGGACTGGCCATCGGACGGTTGCGCTTGGGAACAGCACGGGTGCAGTGGGTCCTGACCGCGGTTGGGACGGGAACAGCCGTCCTGGCCTACGGCGGGTCGTGGCTCGCGATGGCCGTTGGGGGGAGTGAACGCCTCGATGCGGCGTTCCGCTCCCAGCAGGCGCAGGGCTACGGGAGCGAACAGTCCCTCGCCGACACCCTGCGTACCGAGCTGGGGGGAACCGTCCCCACCGGCGACTGGACGTGGCTGCTGGCCGCCGCTCCGCACAGCGGAACCCCGTTCGAGGTGTACGGGGCCGGTGGGGTCGCCATAGCCGTCCTGGGAACATGTCTGCTGGCCGCCCGCTACCTCTCCTGGCTCCTGTTCCCGTTGGCGGCCCTGGGCGCGCTGGCTCTGACGACCTACGCCGGGCACATCCTGGCGATCTGGGTTGCCGACCACGCACTGCTGTCCGGCACTCCCCTGGCCTGGCTGACGGACAACCTGGCATGGAGCGTACTGCTGGGGTCCCTCGCCGGTACCGCTCTCTGGCGGATGCTCCTTCGCCACGGACCGCTGGAGTGGACGCTACACACGGTGTCGACCGTGGTCGCGCGGCGCATCCCCTGA
- a CDS encoding ATP-binding protein: MFSRVAIVNRGEAATRLIHAVRDLSAETGTRIETVALHTDVDRTATFVREADISHELGPASTRPYLDLTALEHALAETGADAAWVGWGFVAEDPAFAELCEKTGVTFIGPSAQAMRTLGDKIDAKLIAEDVGVPVAPWSRGPVRTRTGAHEAAAGIGYPLMLKAAAGGGGRGIRVVTSEDELTDAYERTSQEAERAFGSGVVFLERLVTGARHVEVQVIADSHGTAWALGVRDCSVQRRNQKVIEESASPVLTSDQVATLKASAERLAVAVGYCGAATVEFLYHPGDDLFAFLEVNTRLQVEHPITESTTAFDLVKAQLHVASGGSLDGQPPVERGHAIEARLNAEDPDRDFAPSPGRITRLDLPAGPGIRVDTGVSEGDTIPTDFDSMIAKIIAHGRNRDEALGRLRRAVSQTTVAIEGGATNKSFVLDLLDRTEVIDATADTGWIDRVRGQGGLVSQRHSTVALAAAAVEAHEEEEHVERQRLLSTASGGRPQVRHESGHPLDLRLRGVGYRLRVARVGPYRFRVGIETGTETRTADVELDRFDRHTGHIIVNGTRHHLLTDTHGPTHLVEVDGVTHRVSRDEGGVLRSPAPALVVATPLQAGAEVEPDAPVLVLESMKMETVLRAPFRARLKECLVSVGSQVETGAALLRLEPVADTDGDTPAAASAELDLPAPHEAPTPDERLAHHRQELRSLLLGFDVDPYDEHRVRRDYLTARGETTNTHQTLAEEIELLDVFTDLAELSHNRPAHEYGGDDTQVHNPREHFHTYLQSLDAERAGLPEAFQTKLTTALGHYGVTELERTPQLEAAVFRIFLAQQRASTDASTIAELLRAWLQDPPPDETLREPAGRALERLVSATQLRFPAVADLARGVVFAWFGQPLLRRNRARVYAGVRKHLRHLDAHPDAPDRAERIAEMVRSTEPLVRLLGQRLLRDDRDNTAMLEVLTRRYYGNKRLADVRTSNAAGHTFVLARHTDSHVLSTAVGFENLDSALRGLTDLAAGQDTATDADIYLAWPNQPEDSETMAEALSTALTTAHPLPDGLRRLTATVAGPSGAVMHHHFTFRPSATGMHEDRLIRGLHPHIAQRMQMERLSKFDLTRLPSSDEEVFLFQCAAHENPSDERLVAFTQVRDLTELREHDGRLVALPTAENALTACLDSIRRVQARRPTKKRFSTNRIVVYVWPPSEITRAELDTIANRVLPTTAGAGLEEILVLARQRDRATGELTKTSVRVTFDATGGTELTVGEPPTEPVEPLDDYRQKVLRASSRNTVYPYELTNLLGDFLEYDLDTDHTLVPVDRPKGRNTAAIVAGVVTTPTQRHPQGVSRVVLLGDPTKSLGALSEAECRRVIAALDLAERKGVPLEWYALSAGARISMESGTENMDWVAAALKRIVEFTQDGGEINIVIAGINVGAQPYWNAEATMLMHTKGILVMTPDSAMVLTGKQSLDFSGGVSAEDNFGIGGYDRVMGPNGQAQYWAPNLTAARDVLMSHYDHTYVAPGEKTPRQAATTDPTNRDIRDFPHAVEGSDFTTVGEIFSTEANAERKKPFDIRTVIRALSDQDQPVLERWADMTDADTTVVQDAHLGGTPVCLLGIESQPVPRRGFPPTDGPDTYTAGTLFPQSSKKAARAINAASGNRPLVVLANLSGFDGSPESMRKLQLEYGAEIGRAIVNFDGPIVFCVVSRYHGGAFVVFSKALNPNMTVLAVEGSFASVLGGAPAAAVVFSGEVNARTAADERVREHETRAAEASGTDRAALTAELEELRGSVRTEKLGEVAAEFDRVHDIRRAVEVGSVDAVISAAELRPRVIEAIEAHRG; encoded by the coding sequence GTGTTCAGTCGTGTCGCCATTGTCAACCGTGGTGAGGCCGCCACACGGCTCATCCATGCCGTCCGCGACCTGTCCGCCGAGACCGGGACCCGCATCGAGACCGTGGCCCTACACACCGACGTCGACCGCACGGCCACCTTCGTGCGTGAAGCCGACATCTCCCACGAACTCGGCCCCGCCTCCACACGCCCCTACCTCGACCTGACGGCGCTGGAACACGCCCTGGCGGAGACCGGCGCCGACGCCGCGTGGGTGGGCTGGGGCTTCGTCGCCGAGGACCCGGCGTTCGCGGAACTGTGCGAGAAGACCGGCGTCACCTTCATCGGGCCCAGCGCCCAGGCCATGCGCACCCTCGGCGACAAGATCGACGCGAAACTGATCGCCGAGGACGTCGGCGTGCCGGTCGCACCGTGGAGCCGCGGCCCCGTCAGGACCCGTACGGGCGCCCACGAGGCCGCCGCCGGTATCGGATACCCCCTCATGCTGAAGGCCGCCGCCGGCGGCGGCGGCCGCGGCATCCGCGTGGTCACCAGCGAGGACGAACTCACCGACGCCTACGAACGCACCAGCCAGGAAGCCGAACGGGCCTTCGGCAGCGGCGTGGTGTTCCTGGAACGCCTGGTCACCGGCGCCCGCCACGTCGAGGTTCAGGTGATCGCCGACAGCCACGGCACGGCCTGGGCACTGGGCGTACGCGACTGCTCGGTGCAACGACGCAACCAGAAGGTCATCGAGGAATCGGCCTCACCGGTCCTCACCTCCGACCAGGTAGCCACACTCAAGGCCTCGGCCGAACGCCTGGCCGTCGCGGTCGGCTACTGCGGCGCGGCCACCGTCGAGTTCCTCTACCACCCCGGCGACGACCTGTTCGCGTTCCTGGAGGTCAACACCCGCCTACAGGTCGAACACCCGATCACCGAGTCCACCACCGCCTTCGACCTGGTCAAGGCGCAACTACACGTGGCATCCGGAGGAAGCCTCGACGGCCAGCCGCCGGTGGAGCGCGGACACGCCATCGAGGCCAGACTCAACGCCGAAGACCCCGACCGCGACTTCGCCCCCTCACCGGGACGCATCACCCGGCTGGACCTCCCCGCCGGACCCGGCATCCGCGTGGACACCGGCGTCAGCGAGGGCGACACCATCCCCACCGACTTCGACTCGATGATCGCCAAGATCATCGCCCACGGCCGCAACCGCGACGAGGCCCTGGGCCGGCTGCGCCGGGCGGTGTCCCAGACCACCGTGGCAATCGAGGGCGGGGCCACCAACAAGAGCTTCGTGCTCGACCTGCTCGACCGGACCGAGGTGATCGACGCCACCGCCGACACCGGCTGGATCGACCGCGTCCGCGGCCAGGGCGGGCTCGTCTCACAGCGCCACTCCACCGTCGCCCTGGCGGCCGCCGCCGTCGAGGCCCACGAGGAGGAGGAACACGTCGAACGACAGCGGCTGCTGTCCACAGCCTCCGGCGGACGCCCCCAGGTACGCCACGAGAGCGGCCACCCCCTGGACCTCAGACTGCGCGGCGTGGGATACCGCCTGCGCGTGGCCCGAGTGGGCCCCTACCGGTTCCGCGTCGGCATCGAGACCGGAACCGAGACGCGCACCGCCGACGTCGAACTCGACCGCTTCGACCGCCACACCGGACACATCATCGTCAACGGCACCCGCCACCACCTGCTCACCGACACCCACGGCCCCACCCACCTGGTCGAGGTCGACGGTGTGACCCACCGGGTCAGCCGCGACGAGGGCGGCGTCCTCCGCTCACCCGCACCCGCCCTGGTGGTGGCCACACCGCTGCAGGCCGGCGCCGAGGTGGAACCGGACGCGCCGGTACTGGTGCTGGAGAGCATGAAGATGGAAACCGTGCTTCGGGCACCGTTCCGAGCACGGCTGAAGGAGTGCCTCGTCTCCGTGGGAAGCCAGGTGGAAACCGGCGCGGCACTGCTGCGGCTGGAACCGGTGGCTGACACCGACGGGGACACCCCGGCCGCCGCCTCGGCCGAACTGGACCTACCCGCCCCCCACGAGGCACCGACACCAGACGAACGACTCGCGCACCACCGGCAGGAACTACGCAGCCTACTCCTGGGCTTCGACGTCGACCCCTACGACGAACACCGGGTGCGGAGGGACTACCTCACCGCACGCGGGGAAACCACCAACACCCACCAGACCCTGGCCGAGGAGATCGAACTCCTCGACGTGTTCACCGACCTCGCCGAACTGAGCCACAACCGGCCAGCCCACGAGTACGGGGGAGACGACACCCAGGTGCACAACCCCCGCGAACACTTCCACACCTACCTACAGAGCCTCGACGCCGAACGGGCCGGACTCCCCGAGGCGTTCCAGACCAAGCTCACCACGGCACTGGGGCACTACGGTGTCACCGAACTGGAGCGCACCCCGCAACTCGAGGCCGCGGTGTTCCGGATATTCCTCGCCCAACAACGCGCCTCCACCGACGCCTCCACCATCGCGGAACTGCTACGCGCCTGGCTCCAGGACCCTCCTCCCGACGAGACACTGCGCGAACCCGCCGGACGCGCACTGGAACGGCTGGTGTCCGCCACCCAGCTCCGCTTCCCCGCCGTCGCCGACCTTGCACGGGGAGTGGTGTTCGCCTGGTTCGGCCAACCACTACTGCGCCGCAACCGCGCCCGCGTCTACGCCGGCGTCCGCAAACACCTACGCCACCTGGACGCCCACCCCGACGCACCCGACCGCGCCGAACGCATCGCCGAGATGGTCCGCAGCACCGAACCGCTGGTACGGCTGCTCGGACAGCGGCTACTACGCGATGACCGGGACAACACCGCCATGCTGGAGGTGCTGACCCGACGCTACTACGGCAACAAGAGACTGGCCGACGTGCGCACCAGCAACGCCGCCGGCCACACGTTCGTACTCGCCCGACACACCGACTCCCACGTGCTCTCCACCGCAGTGGGCTTCGAGAACCTCGACAGCGCCCTGCGAGGGCTCACCGACCTGGCCGCCGGACAGGACACCGCCACCGACGCCGACATCTACCTCGCCTGGCCGAACCAGCCCGAGGACTCCGAGACCATGGCCGAGGCGTTGAGCACCGCCCTCACCACCGCCCACCCCCTTCCCGACGGGCTCCGCAGACTCACCGCCACCGTGGCGGGCCCCAGCGGAGCGGTGATGCACCACCACTTCACCTTCCGCCCCTCAGCCACCGGCATGCACGAGGACCGACTCATCCGGGGTCTGCACCCCCACATCGCCCAACGGATGCAGATGGAACGGCTGAGCAAGTTCGACCTCACCCGGCTTCCGTCCTCGGACGAGGAAGTGTTCCTGTTCCAGTGCGCGGCCCACGAGAACCCCTCCGACGAGCGCCTGGTCGCGTTCACCCAGGTGCGTGACCTGACCGAACTACGCGAACACGACGGCAGGCTCGTCGCACTACCCACAGCCGAGAACGCCCTGACCGCCTGCCTCGACTCGATCCGCCGCGTCCAGGCGCGCAGACCCACGAAGAAACGTTTCAGCACCAACCGGATCGTGGTCTACGTCTGGCCACCCAGCGAGATCACCCGCGCCGAACTGGACACGATCGCCAACCGCGTACTGCCCACAACCGCCGGCGCCGGGTTGGAGGAGATCCTCGTCCTCGCCCGCCAGCGCGACCGCGCCACGGGCGAACTGACCAAAACCAGCGTACGCGTCACCTTCGACGCCACCGGCGGAACCGAACTGACCGTGGGCGAACCCCCCACCGAACCGGTCGAACCGCTCGACGACTACCGCCAGAAGGTACTGCGCGCCAGCAGCCGCAACACCGTCTACCCCTACGAGCTGACCAACCTCCTCGGCGACTTCCTCGAGTACGACCTCGACACCGACCACACCCTGGTACCGGTCGACAGGCCCAAGGGCCGCAACACAGCCGCCATCGTCGCGGGCGTCGTCACCACACCGACCCAACGACACCCCCAGGGTGTATCCCGGGTCGTACTGCTCGGAGACCCGACCAAGTCACTCGGAGCGCTCTCCGAGGCGGAGTGCCGCCGCGTGATCGCCGCACTGGACCTGGCCGAACGAAAAGGAGTGCCACTGGAGTGGTACGCGCTCTCGGCCGGCGCCCGCATCTCCATGGAATCGGGCACCGAGAACATGGACTGGGTAGCCGCGGCACTCAAACGCATCGTCGAGTTCACCCAGGACGGCGGCGAGATCAACATCGTGATCGCCGGCATCAACGTGGGCGCGCAACCGTACTGGAACGCCGAGGCGACGATGCTCATGCACACCAAGGGCATCCTCGTGATGACGCCGGACTCGGCGATGGTACTCACCGGTAAACAGTCACTGGACTTCTCCGGGGGCGTCTCCGCCGAGGACAACTTCGGCATCGGCGGCTACGACCGGGTGATGGGACCCAACGGCCAGGCCCAGTACTGGGCACCCAACCTCACCGCCGCACGCGACGTCCTGATGAGCCACTACGACCACACCTACGTGGCCCCCGGAGAGAAAACCCCGCGACAAGCGGCCACCACCGACCCCACCAACCGCGACATCCGCGACTTCCCCCACGCCGTGGAGGGCAGCGACTTCACCACTGTCGGCGAGATCTTCTCCACCGAGGCCAACGCGGAACGCAAGAAACCCTTCGACATCCGCACCGTGATACGCGCGCTCTCCGACCAGGACCAACCGGTACTGGAACGCTGGGCCGACATGACCGACGCCGACACCACCGTGGTACAGGACGCGCACCTGGGCGGAACACCAGTGTGCCTGCTCGGCATCGAGTCACAACCGGTACCACGGCGCGGCTTCCCACCCACCGACGGCCCCGACACCTACACCGCCGGCACACTGTTCCCGCAGTCCTCCAAGAAAGCCGCCCGGGCCATCAACGCGGCCAGCGGCAACCGACCGCTGGTGGTACTGGCCAACCTGTCGGGCTTCGACGGGTCACCGGAGTCGATGCGCAAACTACAACTGGAGTACGGCGCCGAGATCGGCCGCGCGATCGTGAACTTCGACGGCCCCATCGTGTTCTGCGTGGTCTCGCGCTACCACGGCGGAGCGTTCGTGGTGTTCTCCAAAGCACTGAACCCGAACATGACCGTGCTCGCGGTGGAAGGATCCTTCGCCTCGGTCCTCGGCGGCGCACCGGCCGCCGCGGTGGTCTTCTCCGGCGAGGTCAACGCCCGCACCGCCGCCGACGAACGCGTACGCGAACACGAGACACGCGCCGCCGAAGCCTCCGGAACCGACCGGGCCGCACTGACCGCCGAACTCGAAGAGCTCCGCGGCTCGGTACGCACGGAGAAACTCGGCGAGGTCGCCGCGGAGTTCGACCGGGTGCACGACATCCGGCGCGCGGTCGAGGTCGGATCCGTCGACGCCGTTATCAGCGCCGCGGAACTACGCCCGCGCGTCATCGAGGCCATCGAGGCCCACCGCGGCTGA
- a CDS encoding UvrD-helicase domain-containing protein, which translates to MLSVEISTIYKYGDYTRKVHHLCYMPDFAAAEEFNRRLGAIGNLGSDGRPILGLDSRDLLEIVLESGDGAYLVPAHIWTPWFAVLGSKAGFNTIEECYRDLSGHIFALETGLSSDPEMNWRISGLDGYTLVSHSDAHSPPMLGREASVFDTDVDYFAIRRALETGRGYAGSVEFFPEEGKYHLDGHRKCGTRLDPAETRAHGGRCPTCGKPVTVGVLNRVDALADRAAGVAPEGAAGYSNLIPLPEIVGEVLGVGPKSKKVRGEIDVLTAEHGPELAILDDVPVDDVRRRSEPLAEAIRRLRSGEVIRQAGYDGEYGTIRLFEPGELQRLRSWDVPALFGEEALPAGGPREEGSPPSAPPAAASAAEGYPAEVAVDTADPSADAGGDGGGGVLEGLDPDQRAAAGVAEGPLLIVAGPGTGKTRTVTYRIAHAVLERGVPAGECLAITFTRRAADEMAERLRGLVGAEADDVTVATFHSWGMWLLRSYRSRLGLPGEFEVADAARQESVLTEVLGDQRSARRWQAELSRFRRGGLAGDDAEVAEVAQGYVTALRSRGLVDYDDLIVLSVWLLENDPEVAAECRRRFRWITVDEYQDVDELQYRLLWVLAPADANVTVIGDPDQAIYGFRGADVGFFLRFERDYPTAPVVHLGRNYRSGRNIVAGALSAIAPETLVTDRVLVPERSDSAHRVGMHEAADERAEAAYVARTAEQLLGGASFHAMDSGRVDGDGHGGIGFSDIAVLYRTDAQSRAVVNELSRCGLPVQKRSHDPLVARAGVQELVQELTYASSAGSAAVIDRVHTAAEAIVERSGSGGYEQRSAEIYRAVEVVSPLARRFGTDVQGFCREVALGAEVDTLDPRADAISVLTLHAAKGLEFPVVFIVGCEDGVLPLWWPGSEVDPAELAEERRLFFVGMTRAQERLYLTWARRRNQRDRKASRFLSDVDPGVVAREEAPRRRGPRSTQLSLM; encoded by the coding sequence ATGTTGTCGGTTGAGATATCGACGATCTACAAGTACGGCGACTACACGCGTAAGGTGCACCATCTCTGTTACATGCCGGATTTCGCTGCTGCCGAGGAGTTCAACCGTCGGCTGGGGGCGATCGGGAACCTGGGGTCGGACGGGCGTCCGATTCTTGGTCTCGATTCCCGGGATCTGCTGGAGATCGTTCTGGAGAGTGGGGACGGGGCGTATCTGGTTCCCGCTCACATATGGACGCCGTGGTTCGCTGTCCTGGGGTCCAAGGCCGGGTTCAACACGATCGAGGAGTGTTACCGCGACCTCTCCGGGCACATATTCGCCCTGGAGACGGGGCTGTCGAGCGATCCGGAGATGAACTGGCGTATCTCCGGGTTGGACGGGTACACGCTGGTGAGTCATTCCGACGCGCACTCCCCGCCGATGCTGGGTCGGGAAGCGAGCGTGTTCGACACCGACGTGGATTACTTCGCCATCCGTCGGGCCTTGGAGACCGGGCGGGGGTACGCGGGGTCCGTGGAGTTCTTTCCGGAGGAGGGGAAGTACCACTTGGACGGTCACCGCAAGTGCGGGACGCGTCTGGATCCTGCCGAGACCCGTGCGCACGGCGGGCGGTGTCCGACGTGTGGGAAGCCGGTGACGGTGGGGGTGCTGAACCGGGTGGACGCGCTCGCCGACCGTGCCGCGGGGGTTGCCCCTGAGGGAGCTGCGGGGTACAGCAACCTGATTCCGCTTCCGGAGATCGTGGGTGAGGTTCTCGGGGTCGGCCCGAAGAGCAAGAAGGTCCGTGGTGAGATCGACGTGTTGACCGCGGAACACGGGCCGGAGCTGGCGATCCTGGACGATGTCCCTGTCGATGACGTGCGGCGGCGTTCGGAACCGTTGGCCGAGGCGATCCGGCGGCTGCGGTCGGGTGAGGTGATCCGGCAGGCGGGTTACGACGGGGAGTACGGAACGATCCGGTTGTTCGAGCCCGGTGAGTTGCAGCGGTTGCGGTCGTGGGACGTTCCCGCGTTATTCGGCGAGGAGGCGTTGCCCGCTGGCGGCCCGCGCGAGGAGGGATCTCCCCCCTCCGCTCCCCCGGCTGCCGCGTCGGCAGCGGAGGGGTATCCCGCGGAGGTGGCGGTCGACACCGCGGATCCCTCCGCGGATGCCGGGGGTGACGGTGGCGGCGGTGTGCTGGAGGGACTGGACCCTGACCAGCGTGCCGCGGCCGGGGTCGCTGAGGGGCCGTTGCTGATCGTCGCGGGTCCGGGGACCGGAAAGACGCGAACAGTGACCTACCGTATCGCGCACGCTGTCCTGGAACGCGGGGTTCCTGCTGGGGAGTGCCTGGCGATCACCTTCACCCGCCGGGCCGCGGACGAGATGGCGGAGCGGCTGCGGGGGTTGGTCGGTGCCGAGGCGGACGATGTCACGGTTGCCACGTTCCACTCGTGGGGGATGTGGTTGTTGCGGTCCTACCGGTCCCGGTTGGGGTTGCCCGGGGAGTTCGAGGTTGCTGATGCCGCCCGGCAGGAGTCGGTGCTGACCGAGGTGCTGGGAGACCAGCGGTCGGCGAGGCGGTGGCAGGCCGAGCTGTCGCGGTTTCGGCGCGGTGGGTTGGCTGGGGACGACGCCGAGGTCGCTGAGGTGGCCCAGGGCTACGTTACGGCGTTGCGGTCCCGCGGTCTGGTGGACTACGACGACCTGATCGTTCTCTCGGTGTGGTTGTTGGAGAACGATCCGGAGGTGGCGGCGGAGTGCCGGAGACGGTTCCGGTGGATCACCGTCGACGAGTACCAGGATGTGGACGAGCTGCAGTACCGGTTGCTGTGGGTGTTGGCGCCGGCGGACGCCAACGTGACGGTGATCGGGGACCCGGACCAGGCGATCTATGGCTTCCGGGGGGCTGATGTCGGGTTCTTCCTGCGGTTCGAGCGGGACTATCCGACGGCGCCGGTGGTTCACCTGGGGCGGAACTACCGCAGTGGTCGCAACATCGTGGCGGGTGCGCTGTCGGCGATCGCCCCGGAGACGCTGGTGACGGACCGGGTGTTGGTGCCGGAGCGGTCCGACAGCGCCCATCGTGTCGGGATGCACGAGGCTGCGGACGAGCGCGCCGAGGCGGCCTACGTGGCGCGTACGGCGGAGCAGCTGTTGGGCGGTGCGTCGTTCCACGCGATGGACAGCGGCCGGGTGGACGGTGACGGGCACGGCGGGATCGGGTTTTCCGACATCGCGGTGCTGTACCGCACGGACGCGCAGTCGCGGGCTGTGGTCAACGAGTTGTCGCGTTGCGGGTTACCGGTGCAGAAGCGCTCGCATGACCCGCTGGTCGCGCGCGCGGGGGTGCAGGAGCTGGTGCAGGAGCTGACCTATGCGTCCTCGGCGGGTTCCGCCGCGGTGATCGACCGGGTGCATACGGCTGCCGAGGCGATCGTGGAGAGGTCCGGTTCGGGAGGCTACGAGCAGCGCAGCGCTGAGATCTACCGGGCGGTGGAGGTTGTTTCGCCGTTGGCGCGTCGTTTCGGTACGGACGTGCAGGGGTTCTGTCGTGAGGTGGCGCTGGGTGCCGAGGTGGACACGCTCGATCCGCGTGCGGATGCGATCTCTGTTCTGACGTTGCACGCGGCCAAGGGCCTCGAGTTTCCGGTGGTTTTCATCGTGGGGTGTGAGGACGGTGTGCTTCCGTTGTGGTGGCCGGGAAGCGAGGTTGACCCGGCGGAGTTGGCGGAGGAGCGCCGGCTGTTCTTCGTGGGAATGACGCGTGCGCAGGAGCGTCTTTACCTCACGTGGGCGAGGCGGCGGAACCAGCGGGACAGGAAGGCCTCGCGTTTCCTGTCGGATGTGGATCCCGGTGTCGTCGCCCGTGAGGAGGCTCCGCGGCGGCGGGGGCCGCGTTCCACGCAGCTCAGTCTGATGTAG